Proteins from one Arcobacter sp. F2176 genomic window:
- a CDS encoding glycoside hydrolase family protein: MLMDRTERMLIKHEGLQTKVYTCPANKLTIGVGRNLEDRGITKKEALYLLNNDIVECHNKLSLELPFYDSLDDVRQEVLINMCFQLGFTGFSKFKKTLKYINDFDFEKASKEMLNSLWAKQTPNRANELAQILRKGEY, encoded by the coding sequence ATGTTAATGGATAGAACTGAAAGAATGTTAATTAAACATGAGGGATTACAAACTAAGGTTTATACTTGCCCTGCAAATAAATTAACTATTGGTGTAGGTAGGAATTTAGAAGATAGAGGTATCACAAAAAAAGAAGCTTTATATCTTTTGAATAACGACATAGTTGAATGTCATAATAAATTATCTTTAGAATTACCTTTTTATGATTCTTTAGATGATGTTAGGCAAGAAGTGTTAATAAATATGTGTTTTCAATTAGGTTTTACGGGATTTTCAAAATTTAAAAAGACTTTGAAATATATTAATGATTTTGATTTTGAAAAAGCTTCAAAAGAAATGCTTAATTCTTTATGGGCAAAACAAACTCCAAATAGAGCAAATGAATTAGCACAAATCTTAAGAAAGGGGGAATATTAA